One genomic region from bacterium encodes:
- a CDS encoding prepilin-type N-terminal cleavage/methylation domain-containing protein, producing the protein MSARRSSATSSKTHARGFTLPEVLICAAIAGIVTLAASSGYVFMTKSWVQQQARLQTQQQLRSAVAAVTREARVAGACMLDNPPADVQPVSGVDNGTTDSITIRANPHCAKGAIVGADCAACTSFTVNPATNFAGLGGTWGYLYAGAGQHQYFKILSVVGSTINVDTTTGPPITGTYLQNTTAVYAVEARTFAISSTCPTCGGVPSLTLTLLGGSEEALVKGVDLFDIQYVFNDDYDPTNCVSSTGGGRPLCVVNLPQSATDWKKVRSVIFDVGARSLRGVGGAGSSDGFLHHNEIFEISPRNFQFPAGRL; encoded by the coding sequence ATGTCAGCGAGACGATCCTCAGCAACCTCCAGTAAGACGCACGCACGCGGGTTTACGCTGCCCGAAGTGCTGATCTGCGCGGCGATCGCCGGTATCGTCACACTGGCGGCAAGCTCCGGGTACGTGTTCATGACGAAGAGCTGGGTCCAGCAGCAGGCGCGGCTGCAGACGCAGCAGCAGCTGCGGTCCGCGGTGGCGGCCGTGACGCGCGAGGCGCGCGTCGCCGGGGCCTGCATGCTCGACAATCCGCCTGCGGACGTCCAGCCGGTGAGTGGGGTCGACAACGGGACGACGGATTCGATCACGATCCGGGCGAATCCGCACTGCGCCAAGGGCGCGATCGTGGGCGCCGACTGCGCGGCCTGCACGTCGTTCACGGTGAATCCCGCGACCAACTTTGCCGGCCTCGGCGGAACCTGGGGCTATCTCTATGCCGGAGCGGGCCAGCATCAGTACTTCAAGATCCTGAGCGTCGTTGGGAGCACCATCAATGTGGACACCACCACCGGTCCTCCCATCACGGGCACGTACCTGCAGAATACGACAGCGGTGTATGCTGTGGAGGCAAGGACGTTTGCAATCAGCAGCACCTGTCCCACCTGCGGCGGCGTTCCCAGCCTGACGCTCACCCTCTTGGGCGGGTCGGAAGAAGCGCTGGTCAAGGGCGTCGACCTGTTCGACATCCAATATGTCTTTAACGACGATTACGACCCCACCAACTGCGTCAGCTCCACGGGGGGGGGACGCCCGCTCTGCGTGGTGAATCTGCCGCAATCCGCGACCGATTGGAAGAAGGTGCGCTCGGTCATTTTCGATGTGGGCGCCCGCTCACTGCGAGGGGTCGGGGGCGCGGGTTCGTCCGACGGATTCCTCCATCACAACGAGATCTTCGAGATCTCTCCTAGGAACTTCCAATTCCCGGCGGGACGCCTGTAG